In one window of Microtus pennsylvanicus isolate mMicPen1 chromosome 2, mMicPen1.hap1, whole genome shotgun sequence DNA:
- the LOC142844271 gene encoding olfactory receptor 4F21-like produces MDQTNDTVVFEFVLVGLSGSWKTTIFLISTFSLLYLSIILGNLFIVFLVITDSHLQSPMYFLLANLSLIDVGLSSTTVPKMISDLLKEHRVISFHSCMTQACFIHIMGGGEMVLLIAMAFDRYTAICKPLHYLRIMSPKICILFVLTSWVTGVVHALAQFSFVINLPFCGPNKVDSFCCDFPRIVQLACADGDKFELVVAANSGFMSMGAFFLLLLSYALLLFL; encoded by the coding sequence ATGGATCAAACAAACGACACTGTAGTTTTTGAGTTTGTGTTGGTGGGACTCTCTGGTTCCTGGAAAACTACAATTTTTCTCATATCcactttttctttgctctatttAAGCATCATCTTGGGAAatctttttattgtctttttggtAATTACTGATTCCCACTTACAGTCTCCGATGTACTTTCTTCTGGCCAACCTGTCCCTCATTGATGTAGGACTTTCTTCTACCACAGTTCCCAAGATGATCTCAGATCTTCTGAAAGAACACAGAGTAATTTCTTTCCACAGTTGTATGACTCAGGCCTGTTTTATCCACattatgggaggaggggagatggtGCTACTGATAGCAATGGCATTTGACAGGTACACAGCCATCTGTAAGCCTCTACACTACTTGAGAATCATGAGccctaaaatatgtattttatttgtactCACTAGCTGGGTCACTGGTGTGGTCCATGCCCTGGCCCAGTTCTCTTTTGTTATAAACCTGCCTTTTTGTGGTCCTAACAAAGTAGACAGCTTTTGCTGTGACTTTCCTCGGATTGTGCAACTAGCATGCGCTGATGGAGACAAGTTTGAGCTTGTTGTTGCTGCCAACAGTGGCTTCATGAGCATGGGggccttcttcctgcttctgctctccTATGCCTTACTTCTGTTCCTTTGA
- the LOC142844927 gene encoding olfactory receptor 4K3-like, giving the protein MEEANHSVVSEFILQGLCNSKELQIFLLLPFSTLYLMTVVGNLFVVILIITDHHLHSPMYFLLANLSFTDFCLSSVTTPKLITDLTKENKTISFEGCMSQILFVHIFVGGEMVLLITMAYDRYVAICRPLHYTSIMDRQKCIWLVVISWIIGFVHGVSQLILILELPFCGPRVIDSFFCDIPLVIKLICMNTDTLDIVMNAESGVIATACFIFLLISYTYLLLTVRLHSKDGSSKGSSKALSTCTSHIIVVVLFFGPVIFIYLWPVSITWVDKFLAVFYLVITPLLNPAIYTLRNRDIKNAIKKLISHM; this is encoded by the coding sequence ATGGAAGAAGCAAACCACTCTGTGGTGTCTGAATTTATTTTGCAGGGACTTTGTAACTCAAAGGAACTACAGATCTTCCTCCTGTTGCCATTTTCTACCCTCTATCTGATGACTGTGGTAGGCAACCTCTTTGTGGTGATATTAATCATCACTGATCATCATCTCCATTCTCCCATGTACTTTCTGTTAGCCAATCTCTCGTTTACTGACTTCTGCCTATCCTCAGTTACTACACCCAAACTGATCACAGaccttacaaaagaaaataaaactatttccTTCGAGGGCTGCATGAGCCAGATTCTCTTTGTGCATATCTTTGTTGGGGGTGAGATGGTGCTTCTTATAacaatggcctatgaccgctatgtggccatctgcaggcCACTCCACTACACCAGCATCATGGACAGACAGAAGTGCATCTGGCTGGTTGTGATATCATGGATCATTGGATTTGTGCATGGTGTTAGTCAACTGATTCTGATTTTGGAGCTACCTTTTTGTGGACCTAGAGTGATAGACAGCTTTTTCTGTGATATTCCTTTAGTGATAAAATTAATCTGCATGAATACTGATACTCTGGATATCGTGATGAATGCTGAGAGTGGTGTTATAGCAACagcttgtttcattttcttgctgATATCTTATACTTACCTTCTATTAACTGTTCGGCTTCACTCTAAAGATGGCTCATCAAAAGGCTCATCAAAGGCACTCTCTACCTGCACCTCCCATATCATAGTGGTTGTGCTATTCTTTGGTCCTGTCATTTTCATCTATCTGTGGCCAGTCAGCATCACATGGGTGGATAAATTTCTTGCTGTATTTTACTTAGTCATCACACCTCTCCTGAATCCAGCTATTTATACACTGAGAAATAGAGATATTAAGAATGCCATAAAGAAGCTGATAAGTCACATGTga